From Thamnophis elegans isolate rThaEle1 chromosome 12, rThaEle1.pri, whole genome shotgun sequence, one genomic window encodes:
- the NIPAL3 gene encoding NIPA-like protein 3 isoform X1 — MEKANSPSLQLEQLVTQPVPLTAHEDAFSYKENLIGALLAIFGHLTISIALNLQKYSHIRLVSCKETKAYFRTKTWWCGLFLLCLGELGVFSAYAFAPVSLIVPLGAVSVIASAIIGVIFIREKWKPKDFMRRYVLSFIGCALAIVGTYLLITFGPNNHEVMTGENIRKHLVSWPFLLYMLVEIILFCLLLYFYKERKANYVVVILLLVALLGSMTVVTVKAVAGMIAVSIRGNMQLGYPIFYIMVVCMVATTAFQAEFLTQASHLYDVSQITSVGYILSTVIGITAGATFYLDFIAEDVLHICLFCLGCLIAFLGVFLITRNKRKCVFFEPYISMDAMPGMQNLHDNGTAVQPELKTSFSYGALESNDSISEIYTPATLTIVQEEHASCRIKSHNKSE; from the exons GAAAATCTGATTGGTGCCTTGCTGGCTATTTTTGGGCACCTGACGATCAGCATTGCTCTCAACCTCCAG aAATACAGTCATATCCGGTTGGTGAGTTGCAAAGAGACAAAGGCTTATTTTAGGACCAAGACATGGTGGTGCGGTTTGTTCCTTCTCTGCCTGGGAGAATTGGGGGTCTTCTCCGCCTATGCTTTTGCACCCGTGTCTCTGATTGTGCCTCTGGGGGCCGTCTCTGTCATAG CAAGTGCAATCATTGGAGTCATATTCATCCGGGAAAAATGGAAACCTAAAGACTTCATGA GGCGTTATGTTTTGTCCTTCATAGGCTGCGCCTTAGCCATTGTTGGGACGTACCTGCTAATCACTTTTGGGCCGAACAATCACGAAGTCATGACAGGGGAGAACATCAGAAAGCACTTGGTCAGCTGGCCATTCCTTCTGTACATG CTGGTGGAGATCATTCTGTTCTGCCTGCTTTTATATTTCTACAAGGAGAGGAAAGCAAACTACGTGGTGGTGATTCTGCTTCTGGTAGCCCTCCTGG gttCCATGACTGTTGTTACCGTCAAAGCCGTGGCGGGCATGATAGCAGTTTCCATTCGGGGGAACATGCAGCTGGGTTACCCCATCTTCTACATCATGGTGGTGTGCATGGTGGCAACCACAGCCTTTCAGGCAGA gtTTTTAACCCAGGCTTCCCACTTGTATGATGTATCCCAGATCACCAGTGTGGGTTATATCCTGTCTACTGTGATAGGAATTACAGCAG GTGCAACTTTTTATTTGGACTTTATAGCAGAGGACGTTCTCCATATTTGTCTGTTTTGCTTGGG ATGCCTCATTGCCTTTTTAGGTGTCTTTTTGATCACTAGAAACAAGAGGAAGTGCGTCTTTTTTGAGCCTTACATTTCCATGGACGCCATGCCAG GCATGCAGAATCTGCACGACAACGGAACTGCAGTTCAACCTGAACTGAAGACTTCTTTTTCCTACGGTGCCCTGGAAAGCAATGATAGCATCTCCGAAATCTATACTCCTGCTACATTAACCATTGTCCAGGAAGAACATGCTTCTTGTCGGATCAAGTCACACAACAAAAGCGAGTGA
- the NIPAL3 gene encoding NIPA-like protein 3 isoform X2 — protein sequence MEKANSPSLQLEQLVTQPVPLTAHEDAFSYKENLIGALLAIFGHLTISIALNLQKYSHIRLVSCKETKAYFRTKTWWCGLFLLCLGELGVFSAYAFAPVSLIVPLGAVSVIASAIIGVIFIREKWKPKDFMSCALAIVGTYLLITFGPNNHEVMTGENIRKHLVSWPFLLYMLVEIILFCLLLYFYKERKANYVVVILLLVALLGSMTVVTVKAVAGMIAVSIRGNMQLGYPIFYIMVVCMVATTAFQAEFLTQASHLYDVSQITSVGYILSTVIGITAGATFYLDFIAEDVLHICLFCLGCLIAFLGVFLITRNKRKCVFFEPYISMDAMPGMQNLHDNGTAVQPELKTSFSYGALESNDSISEIYTPATLTIVQEEHASCRIKSHNKSE from the exons GAAAATCTGATTGGTGCCTTGCTGGCTATTTTTGGGCACCTGACGATCAGCATTGCTCTCAACCTCCAG aAATACAGTCATATCCGGTTGGTGAGTTGCAAAGAGACAAAGGCTTATTTTAGGACCAAGACATGGTGGTGCGGTTTGTTCCTTCTCTGCCTGGGAGAATTGGGGGTCTTCTCCGCCTATGCTTTTGCACCCGTGTCTCTGATTGTGCCTCTGGGGGCCGTCTCTGTCATAG CAAGTGCAATCATTGGAGTCATATTCATCCGGGAAAAATGGAAACCTAAAGACTTCATGA GCTGCGCCTTAGCCATTGTTGGGACGTACCTGCTAATCACTTTTGGGCCGAACAATCACGAAGTCATGACAGGGGAGAACATCAGAAAGCACTTGGTCAGCTGGCCATTCCTTCTGTACATG CTGGTGGAGATCATTCTGTTCTGCCTGCTTTTATATTTCTACAAGGAGAGGAAAGCAAACTACGTGGTGGTGATTCTGCTTCTGGTAGCCCTCCTGG gttCCATGACTGTTGTTACCGTCAAAGCCGTGGCGGGCATGATAGCAGTTTCCATTCGGGGGAACATGCAGCTGGGTTACCCCATCTTCTACATCATGGTGGTGTGCATGGTGGCAACCACAGCCTTTCAGGCAGA gtTTTTAACCCAGGCTTCCCACTTGTATGATGTATCCCAGATCACCAGTGTGGGTTATATCCTGTCTACTGTGATAGGAATTACAGCAG GTGCAACTTTTTATTTGGACTTTATAGCAGAGGACGTTCTCCATATTTGTCTGTTTTGCTTGGG ATGCCTCATTGCCTTTTTAGGTGTCTTTTTGATCACTAGAAACAAGAGGAAGTGCGTCTTTTTTGAGCCTTACATTTCCATGGACGCCATGCCAG GCATGCAGAATCTGCACGACAACGGAACTGCAGTTCAACCTGAACTGAAGACTTCTTTTTCCTACGGTGCCCTGGAAAGCAATGATAGCATCTCCGAAATCTATACTCCTGCTACATTAACCATTGTCCAGGAAGAACATGCTTCTTGTCGGATCAAGTCACACAACAAAAGCGAGTGA